In Magnolia sinica isolate HGM2019 chromosome 16, MsV1, whole genome shotgun sequence, the genomic window TAAATCCCATTTCCTTCCCACATACATACCATGACAATAAGTCCAAAACCACCGTaacatgtatgtatgcatgtatgcatacATTACATGCATGAAATGCAATGATTACAGAGGTGGGGCGCAGCGATGATGGGAAGGCCTCGCTCCTTCCGTAGATAGAGAATGATTAAAATCAGCGGAAGTCTGCGCAGCCATCGCCGCCAAATCTCCACCGTCGATTCTCCTAGTAGTGATAATATCATTTATTTCCTAGAGAGAGAAACTCAACCTCTCTCGATTCTAGAGAGAGAAACTCTCTCTATTTATATCCCTTTCAACCCTCCCCCAATGATAAACTACTCACTACGACAGAGaaggaaaaagatagaaaaaaaaaaaaaaagttactacAACGAAAGAAAGGTGTTGAGATTTTCAGTATGCAAAACAGCCGTAACGAAAGCTTGTTGGGTATTTATCCCATTAAAGTAGATTAGATTTTCTGGGTTCTTTCTATCTCGTTCTCGCTGTTGTAGCTTGCTATACACGTGATTCAGGAGAGGAGGAAAAGGCTGCAATTGAAGGGCTGATGATCGTTTGCTCTCTTCCATAAAATCGCTGTATTCgcggttgctttttttttttttcctttatcttcTCTGTTCAGCCACAGCAGCTGTAACAGCAGGAGCAGCAACAGCAGCTGTTTCTTTTTTCTGTATTCTTCTGATTTGGGTTTTCTGGGGTTGGAGAGATGAGTGAGAAAGATGTGGGTGGTGTTGTGGTAAGGGAGTTTGATGCGGAGAGAGATTGCTATGGTGTTGAAATGGTGGAAAGAaggtgtgaggtgggccccagtgGAAAGATGTCCCTCTTCACCGATTTGATGGGCGATCCTGTTTGCCGTGTCCGCCATTCTCCTGCTTTTCTCATGCtggttctactctctctctctctctctctctctctctctctctccccgtctCTGCTGTGGTTGTTTTTgacgtgggttttttttttcttgttatttTTATATAATATCAGGTAGCTGAGATGGGTGAAGAAAAGGAGATCGTTGGATTAATCCGAGGATGCATCAAGACCGTCACTTGTGGCGAAAAGCTCTCTAGAAATGGAAAGAACGCTGCCGAAAACAACGTACCTCTCCCGATTTACACCAAACTAGCCTATATACTCGGCCTTCGCGTTTCTCCTTCTCACCGGTACCAAACACCATTTCCAGAAATAAAAGACACCCATTTCAGCTTTTGGAAATCCAAGCAAAACCCAtatctcatttctcaaatctctctcgTTTCTGCCATTTTTTGCAGGAGAATGGGTATTGGACTGAAGCTCGTTTCTCGCATGGAAGACTGGTTCCGAGACAAAGGAGCCGAGTATTCATACATGGCGACCGACAAGGACAACGAAGCCTCAGTGAACCTGTTCACCGACCGTTGCGGATACGCCAAGTTCCGTACTCCCTCCATCCTCGTGCAGCCTGTATTCGCCCACCGAGTCAGGATACCGAGCCGAGTCAACATCTTCCGACTCTCCCCCAGCGAAGCAGAAAACCTCTACCGACGCCGCTTCTCCACCACAGAGTTCTTCCCTCGCGACATCGACTCAGTCCTCAACAACAACCTCAGCCTCGGCACTTTCCTCGCCGTATCATCCTCCCAATCGTTTCCGGGTCTAGACCAGTTCCTCGCCAACCCGCCAGAGTCGTGGGCGGTTCTCAGCATCTGGAACAGCAAGGAAGTCTTCCGGCTCGAGGTCCGTGGCGCGTCCCGGTTCAAGAAGGGGTTGGCGAAGACGAGCCGGTTCGTGGACCGGGTTTTCCAGTGTCTGAGAATACCATCCGTTCCTGAGCTGTTTCGGCCATTCGGGTTGCATTTCCTCTACGGGTTAGGTGGTGAAGGACCCGACTCAGTGAGTCTGACTCGGGCGCTGTGTGGGTTCGCTCACAACATGGCGAAGGAGAGTGGGTGTGGTGTGGTGGCGACGGAGGTGGCGTGTTGCGAGCCGCTTAGGTTAGGTATTCCACACTGGAAGAGGCTATCATGCGCAGAGGATCTTTGGTGTATGAAGCGGCTCGGGGAAGATTATAGTGATGGGGCCCTCGGTGATTGGACTAAGTCACTACCTGGGCCGTCCATTTTTGTTGACCCTAGAGAGTTCTGAAAAGAATGGCTgagaaaaaaatagatttttctttgtttttttttttttttttctttaaatcgtttaagggtattttggtaatctTTTTAAAGCTCTTGTAACGGTTTTTTTGAGAGAAAAAACACGAGATggaatgtcacatgtaaaatgggtgtacttttttttttttataggcatTTTGAGGAATGTTATTTTTTCACGTTAAAATGACATTTTTGcccttttcttgtttttgagaTCGGTTGCCCTGGTGAGAGTCGAGATATCTTCTTTCATGCAAGGGTTGTGGGCCCATACTGATGAATgtcttatatccactccatccatctgtttttccagatcattttaggacaacagTGAAAAAATGCAgtcgatccaaatctcaggtgtaccacaccatagatTGGAATATATCCTTTTCATCCATAGATTGGGATGCCGTCGATGGAT contains:
- the LOC131229525 gene encoding probable N-acetyltransferase HLS1; this translates as MSEKDVGGVVVREFDAERDCYGVEMVERRCEVGPSGKMSLFTDLMGDPVCRVRHSPAFLMLVAEMGEEKEIVGLIRGCIKTVTCGEKLSRNGKNAAENNVPLPIYTKLAYILGLRVSPSHRRMGIGLKLVSRMEDWFRDKGAEYSYMATDKDNEASVNLFTDRCGYAKFRTPSILVQPVFAHRVRIPSRVNIFRLSPSEAENLYRRRFSTTEFFPRDIDSVLNNNLSLGTFLAVSSSQSFPGLDQFLANPPESWAVLSIWNSKEVFRLEVRGASRFKKGLAKTSRFVDRVFQCLRIPSVPELFRPFGLHFLYGLGGEGPDSVSLTRALCGFAHNMAKESGCGVVATEVACCEPLRLGIPHWKRLSCAEDLWCMKRLGEDYSDGALGDWTKSLPGPSIFVDPREF